A part of Micromonospora chersina genomic DNA contains:
- a CDS encoding GMC oxidoreductase, with protein MPDAPHRIAVVGGGLAGLEAAVAAAGSGAVVEVFEAGPRTRTRHVDWDTGMHAGDEKVQPWTSDGWGAGGGLSERLGGRSLCWHGVLLGLEPAALADWDPEWSGRLAGADGSYEAVLSDLLADFPELAATGSHPGLAACGLRPVPQAARLDAHGRFEAYSPLARALELGADGRIRFTRGRVRAVTPERDGVAVDVGTQRRRGFDSCVLASSAIGNARLLATSLDRDLATTVTDHFCVGGFVRLPPGPPIAPFRHRMLWSGFAEVPEIGTNVFVLERPPLPGGDRLVQIQAVIEQPAPYSELTVEASGRTHVRARVSDADRALLRTARVEVRRRAERLAGGPVTDLAPDTSSDTPWSGHDDALAAVSGAAALAYCRYDVPYGSFEHEACTHPIGGGPVEVSRGLEVVELPGVYVAGPGTFPRLGAANPALTIIAMSRWLGERLS; from the coding sequence ATGCCTGACGCGCCGCACCGGATCGCCGTCGTCGGCGGCGGCCTCGCCGGCCTCGAAGCGGCGGTCGCGGCTGCCGGATCCGGCGCGGTGGTGGAGGTGTTCGAGGCGGGGCCGCGGACCCGCACACGGCACGTCGACTGGGACACCGGGATGCACGCTGGCGACGAGAAGGTCCAGCCGTGGACGAGCGACGGCTGGGGCGCCGGCGGCGGCCTGTCGGAGCGTCTCGGCGGCCGGTCTCTGTGCTGGCACGGGGTGCTGCTCGGCTTGGAGCCGGCCGCCCTCGCGGACTGGGATCCGGAATGGTCCGGCCGCCTCGCGGGCGCCGACGGGTCTTACGAGGCGGTCCTCTCCGACCTGCTCGCCGACTTCCCCGAGCTGGCGGCGACCGGGTCGCATCCGGGACTCGCGGCGTGCGGGCTCCGGCCCGTCCCGCAGGCGGCGCGCCTTGACGCGCACGGCCGGTTCGAGGCGTACAGCCCGCTCGCCCGCGCGCTGGAACTCGGCGCCGATGGGCGGATCCGGTTCACCCGCGGGCGGGTGCGGGCGGTCACGCCGGAGCGGGACGGCGTGGCCGTCGACGTCGGGACGCAGCGGCGGCGCGGCTTCGACAGCTGCGTACTCGCGTCCTCGGCCATCGGCAACGCGCGGCTGCTGGCGACCTCCCTCGATCGCGATCTCGCGACGACCGTCACTGACCACTTCTGCGTCGGTGGTTTCGTCCGCCTGCCGCCCGGGCCGCCGATCGCGCCGTTTCGCCACCGGATGCTGTGGAGCGGGTTCGCCGAGGTGCCAGAGATCGGCACGAATGTGTTCGTACTCGAACGGCCGCCGCTGCCCGGCGGCGACCGACTCGTGCAGATCCAGGCCGTCATCGAGCAGCCCGCTCCGTACAGCGAACTGACCGTCGAGGCGTCCGGTCGCACGCACGTCCGCGCGCGGGTCTCGGACGCCGACCGCGCGCTCCTGAGGACCGCTCGGGTGGAGGTCCGGCGGCGGGCGGAGCGACTGGCCGGCGGGCCCGTCACCGACCTCGCGCCCGACACCTCGTCGGACACCCCCTGGTCCGGTCACGACGATGCGCTCGCGGCGGTGTCCGGGGCTGCGGCCCTCGCCTACTGCCGGTACGACGTGCCGTACGGGTCGTTCGAGCACGAGGCGTGTACGCACCCGATCGGCGGTGGGCCGGTGGAGGTCTCGCGCGGTCTCGAGGTCGTCGAACTGCCGGGGGTGTACGTGGCGGGGCCGGGGACGTTTCCTCGGCTCGGGGCCGCGAACCCGGCGTTGACGATCATCGCGATGTCGCGCTGGCTGGGCGAGCGCCTGAGTTAG
- a CDS encoding DegT/DnrJ/EryC1/StrS family aminotransferase — MTTTLALHGGQPVRDRAWPDWPLFDDATEKALIDCLRSGRWALSWRSDGTSSLERRFARAWADYNDVPYAVSVDHGSSALVLALEALDIGPGDEVVVPTMTWVAPATAVLRVGGLPVLADVDGDTGCITPESLLAVLSERTRAVIVVHLNCTVADLDGILAVAEEAGIEVVEDCAQAHGARWRDRPVGGFGAVGAFSFQNGKVLTAGEGGAVVTSDEDLYVRMQQLRADSRRYPDTPVTVGDEELVKAGTAMGANYCMPEFCAAVLIDRLPRLDDEHERRERGATALETSLAALGPFAPIPLPAGVTKRSIFRYGVRFTAGTFGDAPIARVAEALNAEGVPLFAPDAPLHRSVLFRPETKRRFAAVWSEAGRRRSIDRDFPGAERFAASTLLLHHAALLGPPDQTDDIAAALDKVRRGHREL, encoded by the coding sequence ATGACCACCACCCTCGCCCTCCACGGCGGTCAACCCGTACGTGATCGCGCCTGGCCCGATTGGCCGCTGTTCGACGACGCCACCGAGAAGGCCCTGATCGACTGCCTACGCTCGGGCCGGTGGGCGCTGAGCTGGCGCAGCGACGGCACCAGTTCTCTGGAACGCCGGTTCGCGCGGGCCTGGGCCGACTACAACGACGTCCCCTACGCCGTCAGCGTCGACCACGGGTCGAGCGCGCTCGTGCTCGCACTGGAGGCGCTCGACATCGGCCCCGGCGACGAGGTGGTCGTCCCGACGATGACCTGGGTGGCGCCGGCGACGGCGGTGCTGCGCGTCGGTGGGCTGCCGGTGCTCGCCGACGTCGACGGCGACACCGGGTGCATCACGCCCGAGTCGCTGCTCGCGGTGCTGTCCGAGCGCACCCGCGCGGTCATCGTCGTACACCTGAACTGCACGGTCGCCGACCTCGACGGCATCCTCGCGGTCGCCGAAGAGGCCGGGATCGAGGTCGTCGAGGACTGCGCGCAGGCGCACGGTGCCCGCTGGCGGGACCGCCCGGTCGGCGGATTCGGCGCCGTCGGGGCCTTCAGCTTCCAGAACGGCAAGGTGCTCACCGCCGGCGAGGGCGGCGCCGTCGTCACGTCCGACGAGGACCTCTACGTGCGGATGCAGCAGCTTCGCGCCGACTCCCGCCGATACCCGGACACACCGGTGACGGTCGGTGACGAGGAGTTGGTCAAGGCCGGGACCGCGATGGGCGCGAACTACTGCATGCCGGAGTTCTGCGCCGCCGTGCTGATCGACCGGCTCCCGCGGCTCGACGACGAGCACGAGCGGCGTGAGCGCGGCGCGACCGCGCTGGAGACCTCCCTGGCCGCGCTCGGGCCGTTCGCGCCGATCCCGCTTCCGGCCGGAGTCACCAAGCGGTCGATCTTCCGGTACGGCGTCCGCTTCACAGCGGGAACGTTCGGCGACGCGCCGATCGCCCGGGTCGCCGAGGCGCTTAACGCCGAGGGCGTGCCGCTGTTCGCACCGGACGCTCCTCTGCACCGCAGCGTGCTGTTCCGGCCGGAGACCAAGCGCCGGTTCGCGGCCGTCTGGTCCGAGGCCGGCCGGCGCCGGTCGATCGACCGCGACTTCCCCGGCGCCGAGCGATTCGCCGCCTCGACACTGCTGCTCCACCACGCCGCGCTGCTGGGACCGCCGGACCAGACCGACGACATCGCGGCGGCGCTCGACAAGGTCCGGCGGGGGCACCGCGAACTCTAA
- a CDS encoding radical SAM protein, giving the protein MLWRPAIEYNLAEHCNLRCEHCDQASWMLPVKFADLESFRRDMTALAAVMRVRELKFGGGEPLQHPGILEFLRVAREIGIAERIVLLTNGTLLHKAPEELWGLLDGLWITIYPGVRHRFDWDWVQQKADEHRIWVWRKETPEFAQRLLVEEIRDDEFVKMVFQNCDLAHLESCHTIHEGRYYMCSPAVWTPQRLAARGITFDNREADGVALHDNPDLHHDLDALIRRSEPLDACRYCLGSWARSTPNRQLSGKAQIEFLTRPPTDLADLIDPEIIVPRPYTRQQPTT; this is encoded by the coding sequence ATGCTTTGGCGGCCGGCTATCGAGTACAACTTGGCTGAGCATTGCAATCTGCGGTGTGAGCATTGTGATCAGGCGTCGTGGATGTTGCCGGTGAAGTTCGCCGATCTGGAGTCGTTCCGCCGGGACATGACCGCGTTGGCGGCGGTGATGCGGGTGCGGGAGTTGAAGTTCGGCGGTGGCGAGCCGTTGCAGCATCCCGGAATTCTGGAGTTCCTGCGCGTCGCGCGGGAGATCGGGATCGCCGAGCGGATCGTGCTGCTGACCAACGGTACGTTGTTGCACAAGGCGCCCGAGGAGTTGTGGGGGCTGCTCGACGGGCTGTGGATCACGATCTATCCGGGGGTCCGGCACCGGTTCGACTGGGACTGGGTCCAGCAGAAAGCCGACGAGCACCGCATCTGGGTCTGGCGCAAGGAAACGCCGGAGTTCGCCCAACGGCTCCTGGTCGAGGAGATCCGCGACGACGAGTTCGTCAAGATGGTCTTCCAGAACTGCGACCTCGCGCACCTGGAAAGCTGCCACACCATTCACGAGGGCCGCTACTACATGTGTTCCCCGGCGGTGTGGACCCCGCAGCGGCTGGCCGCCCGCGGCATCACCTTCGACAACCGGGAAGCCGACGGTGTCGCACTGCACGACAACCCGGACCTGCACCACGACCTCGACGCGCTCATACGCCGCTCGGAACCCCTTGACGCCTGCCGCTACTGCCTGGGCTCCTGGGCCCGATCCACACCCAACCGGCAACTGTCCGGCAAGGCCCAGATCGAATTCCTAACCCGACCCCCCACCGACCTCGCCGACCTCATCGACCCCGAAATCATCGTCCCCCGCCCCTACACCCGACAGCAGCCGACCACATGA
- a CDS encoding amino acid adenylation domain-containing protein has product MIVKEQFERAAGRHRDRVALVYEDESVTYGALNERANRVAHVLAARGVGPDVVVGVCLDRGIDAIVSLLAVLKAGGACLPLDPDYPAERLGFMLRDADAACVLVGPGGDRRLDSVDVSRIELDWASAALVEAATTDPASAPTESDRAYIIYTSGSTGTPKGVEIEHGALGDLAAKTARLLELSVDDALLQFASMSFVASVGQIFAPLVSGARVVLRGRRLRGASALRAYIVDKGVTVLWLTPSMIKYMSQPGDGSIAGLGAPLRLLRSGGEALTRSLVDNWFAQGSIPILNVYGPTEAVQDITANLITGPVPTVTMGRPIFEVEVLITDDAGDPTDGDAGELLFTTPGMARGYLGQEALTAERFVWRDTAHGRRRFYRTGDIVRRLPDGQLAYVGREDRQVKMLGNRVELGEIEERLTRHPAVVHAAVVVVPWLADEHRLVAYYVAGPDHRSGVPDLQQWCLQALPSYMVPTTYVPIPELPITANGKLDRKALSELAAS; this is encoded by the coding sequence GTGATCGTCAAGGAACAGTTCGAGCGCGCGGCTGGCCGCCATCGCGACCGTGTCGCCCTCGTCTACGAGGACGAGTCCGTCACCTACGGGGCGCTCAACGAGCGCGCCAATCGGGTGGCGCACGTGCTGGCGGCCCGCGGCGTTGGGCCGGATGTCGTCGTCGGGGTGTGCCTGGACCGCGGGATCGATGCGATCGTGTCGCTGCTCGCGGTGTTGAAAGCGGGGGGCGCCTGCCTACCTCTGGACCCCGACTATCCCGCGGAGCGACTGGGCTTCATGCTCCGCGACGCGGACGCCGCGTGCGTGCTGGTCGGGCCCGGCGGCGACCGGCGGCTCGACAGCGTCGACGTCAGCCGAATCGAGCTGGACTGGGCCTCCGCCGCGCTGGTCGAGGCGGCGACGACCGATCCGGCGTCGGCACCCACCGAGTCCGACCGCGCCTACATCATCTACACGTCCGGTTCCACCGGAACCCCCAAAGGCGTCGAGATCGAGCACGGCGCGCTCGGCGACCTGGCCGCCAAGACCGCGCGACTGCTGGAGCTGTCTGTCGACGACGCACTGCTGCAGTTCGCCTCGATGTCGTTCGTCGCGTCGGTCGGCCAGATCTTCGCACCGCTGGTGAGCGGCGCCCGCGTCGTGCTGCGCGGGCGCCGGCTCCGCGGAGCATCGGCGCTGCGCGCCTACATCGTCGACAAGGGCGTGACCGTGCTGTGGCTGACGCCCTCGATGATCAAATACATGTCCCAGCCCGGGGACGGCTCGATCGCCGGGCTGGGCGCGCCGCTGCGCCTGTTGCGCAGCGGCGGAGAGGCCCTGACCCGTTCGCTGGTCGACAACTGGTTCGCCCAGGGCTCCATCCCGATCCTCAACGTCTACGGTCCGACCGAGGCGGTGCAGGACATCACGGCGAACCTGATCACCGGCCCGGTACCGACCGTCACGATGGGCCGTCCCATCTTCGAGGTGGAGGTGCTGATCACCGACGACGCGGGTGACCCGACGGACGGTGACGCGGGCGAGCTTCTCTTCACGACCCCGGGGATGGCCCGCGGGTATCTCGGGCAGGAGGCGCTCACCGCGGAGCGGTTCGTGTGGCGCGACACCGCTCACGGACGGCGCCGCTTCTACCGCACGGGCGACATCGTCCGGCGCCTTCCCGACGGCCAATTGGCCTACGTGGGCCGCGAGGACAGACAGGTGAAGATGCTCGGGAACCGGGTCGAGCTCGGCGAGATCGAGGAGCGCCTGACGCGGCACCCGGCCGTCGTCCACGCGGCGGTGGTGGTCGTGCCCTGGCTGGCCGATGAGCACCGCCTCGTCGCGTACTACGTCGCCGGACCCGACCACCGCAGCGGCGTCCCCGACCTCCAGCAGTGGTGTCTTCAGGCTCTTCCGAGCTACATGGTGCCTACGACCTACGTACCGATTCCGGAACTGCCGATCACCGCCAACGGCAAGCTCGACCGGAAGGCGCTGAGCGAGTTGGCCGCCAGCTGA
- a CDS encoding MFS transporter gives MHRRTETGLLCGMGASKLSATLVRQVVPPPGVTRPLATLALVYSCGSGIFAAGSPIFFTRVVGLTPVEVGLGISVGAAVSVLASVPLGVLMDRAGVRLLWIASAILEALAFASYPFVRGLAGFLIVVAVLAAVHSLSRVAVQVYSLAAFPPAERVRAQAYQRTALNVGFTLGGAAAGLAMAFDTVLAYQTMVWGTAAVVGLCIIVVARLPRLDAPAPESALARKRGRSFRLLRDPSVLSVSGLAGALHANEAILSLLLPLWIISRTDAPTPMVATLFVLNAVLVVVFQVRTSRGAETAGGAARALRHGGLFTALACLLFGATIWTADIATIAVLVAGTVALTLGEMTNAVGAWGTVSALSPPERRGEYIGVFELGDRLQRLSAPVAFVALALGTGGGAWGWLVIAGVFVVAASLIGVTVSWAERRRPTPPDSTEDRENPTQLTDEHTAVGDRGHAPAAKPGVRTGAATRRS, from the coding sequence TTGCACCGCAGGACGGAAACCGGTTTACTGTGCGGCATGGGGGCATCGAAACTTTCCGCCACGCTCGTGCGACAGGTCGTTCCCCCACCCGGCGTCACCAGGCCGCTGGCCACATTGGCTCTTGTCTACTCGTGCGGTTCCGGTATATTCGCCGCCGGTAGTCCGATCTTCTTCACCCGAGTCGTCGGTCTGACACCGGTGGAGGTCGGGCTCGGCATATCGGTCGGCGCCGCCGTCTCGGTGCTCGCCTCGGTGCCGCTGGGTGTGCTGATGGACCGGGCCGGGGTCCGGCTTCTGTGGATCGCCAGTGCAATCCTCGAGGCTCTTGCCTTCGCGTCGTACCCGTTCGTTCGGGGCCTGGCCGGGTTCCTGATCGTGGTCGCGGTGCTGGCGGCGGTCCACTCGCTCAGCCGGGTGGCGGTCCAGGTCTACAGCCTTGCCGCGTTCCCGCCGGCCGAGCGCGTGCGCGCGCAGGCGTACCAGCGCACCGCGCTGAACGTCGGCTTCACTCTCGGCGGCGCGGCGGCCGGTCTCGCGATGGCCTTCGACACGGTCCTCGCGTACCAGACCATGGTGTGGGGCACCGCCGCGGTGGTCGGCCTGTGCATCATCGTTGTCGCCCGGCTGCCCCGGCTGGACGCCCCCGCCCCCGAGTCCGCCCTCGCCCGGAAGCGCGGGCGCTCCTTCCGCCTGCTGCGTGATCCGTCGGTGCTCTCCGTGAGCGGGCTGGCCGGCGCCCTGCACGCCAACGAGGCGATCCTGTCCCTTCTCCTGCCCCTGTGGATCATCAGCCGCACGGACGCCCCGACGCCGATGGTGGCAACGCTCTTCGTGCTGAACGCCGTCCTGGTCGTCGTCTTCCAGGTGCGAACCAGCCGCGGCGCGGAGACCGCCGGCGGTGCCGCCCGGGCGCTTCGACACGGCGGCCTGTTCACCGCGCTGGCGTGCCTGCTCTTCGGCGCGACCATCTGGACCGCGGACATCGCGACCATCGCGGTGCTCGTCGCCGGGACGGTCGCGTTGACCCTCGGCGAGATGACGAACGCGGTAGGCGCCTGGGGAACCGTCTCGGCGCTGTCGCCACCCGAGCGTCGCGGCGAGTACATCGGCGTGTTCGAGTTGGGCGACCGATTGCAGCGCCTCAGCGCCCCGGTCGCGTTCGTCGCGCTCGCCCTCGGAACCGGGGGCGGCGCCTGGGGATGGCTGGTGATCGCCGGTGTCTTCGTCGTGGCCGCATCCCTGATCGGCGTCACCGTTTCCTGGGCGGAGCGCCGAAGGCCCACGCCGCCGGACTCGACAGAGGATCGGGAGAACCCGACCCAGCTCACCGACGAGCACACCGCGGTCGGCGATCGCGGGCACGCTCCCGCCGCGAAGCCGGGCGTGCGGACGGGTGCCGCCACCAGACGTTCATGA
- a CDS encoding alpha/beta fold hydrolase yields the protein MRRIWCNALDISRLSIDDAFFDVGGTSFSAVLVLDAIHREFGVKLPFETLFNDATVEDLARVVRGGHHVSPRSLMDFRPGSRLPVLVCVHPLSGNLSWYRDLVDAVPKSVPCVGLQAMGLDPRCEPHRGIPAMAEHYVDELTNRYDPGEIVLAGYSFGGLVAFEMACQMDGRGTPPKGLMIIDALVPERPGGPAPPTANLRTLVEVVLSLEIDVDELVDLPADALCATLLHAAEQAGTLPMGYGSDQLQRIIDVVYRNCDATDTFVPAIYRQPAHLVTIAGAEGRSANTDIWRSLCPAGLDVHDIGTNHSDVMFGRHAAEVADVMWELWWEPDQGGLR from the coding sequence ATGCGGCGCATCTGGTGCAACGCACTCGACATCTCCCGGTTGTCCATCGACGACGCCTTCTTCGACGTCGGTGGGACGTCGTTCTCGGCCGTCCTGGTGCTCGATGCGATCCACCGCGAGTTCGGCGTGAAACTGCCCTTCGAGACGCTGTTCAACGACGCGACGGTGGAGGACCTGGCCCGGGTCGTCCGCGGCGGCCACCACGTGAGTCCGCGGTCGCTCATGGACTTCCGGCCGGGAAGCCGGCTGCCGGTCCTGGTCTGCGTCCATCCGTTGAGCGGGAATCTGTCGTGGTATCGGGACCTCGTCGACGCGGTCCCCAAGAGTGTGCCGTGCGTCGGTCTCCAGGCCATGGGACTCGACCCGCGCTGCGAGCCGCACCGGGGGATTCCGGCAATGGCGGAGCACTACGTCGACGAGCTGACGAACAGGTACGACCCGGGCGAGATTGTTCTCGCCGGCTACTCGTTCGGGGGTTTGGTCGCGTTCGAGATGGCGTGTCAGATGGACGGCCGAGGCACGCCGCCCAAGGGCCTGATGATCATCGACGCCCTGGTGCCCGAGCGGCCGGGCGGCCCGGCGCCCCCCACGGCCAACCTGCGAACGCTGGTCGAGGTCGTGCTCTCCCTCGAGATCGACGTCGACGAACTCGTCGACCTGCCGGCCGACGCCCTGTGCGCGACGCTTCTGCACGCCGCGGAACAGGCCGGCACTCTCCCGATGGGTTACGGGTCGGATCAGCTGCAGCGGATCATCGATGTCGTCTATCGGAACTGCGATGCGACGGACACGTTCGTGCCGGCCATCTATCGGCAGCCGGCACACCTGGTGACGATCGCCGGTGCGGAGGGAAGGAGCGCCAACACCGACATCTGGCGATCGCTCTGCCCCGCCGGACTGGACGTCCACGATATCGGAACCAACCATTCGGACGTCATGTTCGGTCGGCACGCCGCCGAAGTGGCCGATGTGATGTGGGAGCTGTGGTGGGAGCCGGATCAGGGCGGACTGCGGTGA
- a CDS encoding TauD/TfdA family dioxygenase, translated as MITDNETATSPTSETALSPAQAEELWNAVGRLIDRDYETLAPDEIADLALAVPALLPPDVRRRIVDYRRNAPNGDVLLLHGFLPEGITLPPTVEAPFAPVSGPAQTAALLLAGVMSLFGEPFTYSSLYKGRLVQNMVPVPTMEFTQTSQSSRGMLDWHVEDGFRDDRCDYAGLLCLRGDPSGASQYAQAKDLRLAPEVMATLRQTRFHVKPDPAHTLPADTPRRQIAVLTGSESAPEIIYDTHHIGPIDDADTEAADALRELHAGLDEVRISHVMSPGDLLIFDNKRVVHARTPFTARFDGTDRWLMRVMVCGSAVTFRRWGRRVPD; from the coding sequence TTGATTACCGACAATGAAACTGCGACGTCGCCTACGTCGGAGACCGCGCTGTCGCCGGCCCAGGCCGAGGAGCTATGGAATGCGGTCGGCCGGTTGATCGACCGGGACTACGAGACACTCGCCCCGGACGAGATCGCCGACCTCGCGCTCGCCGTGCCGGCCCTCCTTCCGCCCGACGTGCGCCGCCGCATCGTCGACTACCGTCGCAACGCCCCGAACGGCGACGTGCTTCTCCTGCACGGCTTTCTGCCAGAAGGCATCACGCTTCCGCCGACCGTCGAAGCGCCGTTCGCGCCGGTTTCCGGCCCGGCGCAGACGGCCGCGCTGTTGCTGGCCGGCGTGATGAGCCTGTTCGGCGAGCCCTTCACGTACTCCAGCCTCTACAAGGGCCGGCTCGTCCAGAACATGGTTCCGGTGCCCACGATGGAGTTCACCCAGACCAGCCAGAGCAGCCGGGGAATGCTCGACTGGCACGTCGAGGACGGCTTCCGCGACGACCGCTGCGACTACGCGGGGCTGCTCTGCCTGCGGGGCGACCCGTCCGGTGCGTCCCAGTACGCGCAGGCGAAAGATCTCCGGCTGGCGCCCGAGGTGATGGCGACGCTGCGGCAGACCCGCTTCCATGTGAAGCCGGACCCCGCGCACACCCTTCCCGCAGACACGCCGCGCCGCCAGATCGCGGTGCTGACCGGGTCGGAGTCGGCCCCAGAGATCATCTACGACACGCACCACATCGGGCCGATCGACGACGCCGACACCGAGGCGGCGGACGCGCTGCGCGAGCTGCACGCCGGGCTCGACGAGGTCCGCATCTCGCACGTGATGTCGCCGGGCGATCTCCTGATCTTCGACAACAAGCGCGTCGTCCACGCCCGCACGCCCTTCACCGCGAGATTCGACGGCACCGACCGCTGGTTGATGCGGGTCATGGTGTGCGGCTCGGCCGTGACCTTCCGCCGCTGGGGCCGGCGCGTCCCGGACTAG